CCCCGTCGACGCGCGCCGCTTCGTAGAGTGCGGGATCGATCCCCTGCAGGCCCGCCAGGAGCAGCAGAGCCACGAAAGGCGTCGCCTTCCAGATGTCGGCGAGCAGCAGCGGAACCCAGGCGAGAACCGGGTCGGCGAACCACACCGGCGGGCGCTCGAGAATCCCGAGAGCCAGGAGCACGACGTTCACGAACCCTCCCCGCCCCTCGAAGAGAAAACGCCACACGAGAGCCGCCACGACCGTGGGAAGGGCCCACGGGAGCAGGGCGGCCGTGCGGGCCCAGCCCCTGCCCCGAAACTCGGCGTGGAGACCGAGCGCCAGGAGAAGCCCCAGGAGGAGCTCCGCCGAAACCGTGACGGCGACGAAAAAGAGCGTGTGGGAAGCTGCCTCCCAGAAACGAGCGTCGGAAAGGAGCTCCGCGTAATTCTCGAGACCCACGAACGGATGTCCGAGCCAGGGCATGCGGAGGTCGTGACGGTGGAACGAGTCCCAGAGCACCCAGAGGAGGGGGAAGGCCGTGACGGCCGCGGACAGCCCGAGCGCCGGGGCGGCGAGCGCCCAGGCGAGTCTTCGTTCGTGTCTCTCGTGAGCTTGCACGGGTCAGTTGCGAAGCAGAGCCGCCCTGCGGAGGAGGGCCCGAATTTTCCCGGCGGCGCGCGCCAGCGCAACCTCGGGTTCTTCCGAACCCAGAAGAGCGCGGTGGAGGTGAATCTGCAGGATTTCCGAAAGTTCGTTGTAGACCGGCGTCACGGGGCGCGGTACGGCGTGCTCGACGACCCGAAGCGCCGTCTTCGGGGGGATGCCGAGAGCGCGGGCGAGCCGGGGGTCCCGGTAGAGCGAGCGCCGCGCCGGAAACTGCCCCGTGGCCCGTGCTCGTTCGAGCATTCGCTCGGGCGCGGTCAGATAACGGACGACGGCGAAGGCGGCCTCGGGAACGTCGCTGCGGGCGTTGACGGCCAGCTGGGCACCGCCCAGGGCAGCCGCCGGCCTCCCGCCCTCCGCAGGAGGGAACGGCGTCACGGAAAAACGACCCGCCACGGCGGAGCGCTTGCCGTCCGAAAGCAACGGAAGCGCGTACGGCCAGTTGCGCAGGAAAACGGCTTCGCCTCGCTGGAAAACGAGGCGGGTCTCTTCCTCGTGCCACGTGAGCGCCTCTCTCGGCACGACCCCGGAGCGGACG
This Candidatus Binatia bacterium DNA region includes the following protein-coding sequences:
- a CDS encoding ABC transporter permease; amino-acid sequence: MQAHERHERRLAWALAAPALGLSAAVTAFPLLWVLWDSFHRHDLRMPWLGHPFVGLENYAELLSDARFWEAASHTLFFVAVTVSAELLLGLLLALGLHAEFRGRGWARTAALLPWALPTVVAALVWRFLFEGRGGFVNVVLLALGILERPPVWFADPVLAWVPLLLADIWKATPFVALLLLAGLQGIDPALYEAARVDGASRWEEFRHVTLPLLRPALLVALVFRTLDALRVFDLVYVLTNGGPGTATEPLALYTFRVLFQNLRFGLGSALSFVLFALSFALALVYVHTVGRGVLGGGR